Within the Solwaraspora sp. WMMA2056 genome, the region CGGCCTCTACGTCTCCGACCACCCGCTGTTCGGTGTCGAACACGTCCTGGCCGCCGCAGCGGACATGTCCATCGCGGCCCTGGCCGAGGACGGCGCCGTCGCCGACGGCAGCGTGGTGAACCTGGCCGGCATCCTGTCCGGGGTGCAACGCCGGATCACCAAGCAGGGCCGGGCCTGGGCGTCGGCGACCCTGGAGGACCTCGGCGGCGCGGTCGAGGTGCTGTTCTTCCCCAACACCTACGAGGTCGTCGGCCAGTACATCGCCGAGGACGCCATCGTCGTGGTGAAGGGCCGGGTCGACCGGCGCGACGACCAGCCCCGGCTGATGGCGATGGACCTGTCCGTGCCGGAGATCACCGCCGCGGACGAGATCAAGCCCATCGTGATCGCGTTGTCACCGGCCCGCTGCACCCCGCCCCTGGTGGACAGCCTGCGCGACGTGCTCACCAGCCATCCCGGCTCGGCCGAGGTGCACGTCAAACTCGTCAACGGCAGCCGCGCCACCCTGCTGCGCCTCGGACCGCACCGGGTCGCCCCCACCACGGCGTTGATGGCCGACCTCAAGGCACTGCTCGGGCCCGCCGCCGTAGCCGGCTGAGACCTGAGAGGATCACCGGGTGAGTTCCCCGTCCGAACCCGGCCAGTCCGGTGAACCCGGCCAGTCCGTCGACCTACCGACGCCGACGCCGACGGATCCCGGGGCCACGGTCGCGGCCACCTCCGGCCGAGCGGCACCGTGGCGGCGTCCGGCGGTCCTCGTCGTCGCGGCGATGGTGCTCGGCGGCGTACTGCTGGGGCTCGCCTGGTCGACGCTGACGCCCTGGGTGCCGGTGGTCAAGACCGAGCAGGGCGCGGCGGTACGGGGCGGCGACCCGGAGTACTTCGTTGCCGCCGACGGCTGGTTCGCGTTGCTCGGACTCGGGTTCGGCATCCTCGCCGGGATCTGTGCCTGGGCGCTGCCGCCACGTCGGCGCGGCCCGGCCGGGCTGCTGGCGGTGACCATCGGTGGGCTCGGCGCGGCGGCGGTCGCCTGGGCCCTCGGTCGGCAGATCGGCCTGGCCGGCTACCGGCAGGCGTTGGAGGCCGCCGAGGTCGGGGCGACGTTGAGCCGCCCCCCGGATCTGCACGCCGGCGACATCGACCTGTGGTTCGGGGTGCTGCCCGCACTCAACGGTGCCTTCTTCGCGCCGGCGTTCGGTGCCGCACTGGTCTACACGATGCTGGCCGGCTGGTCCCGCTACCCGGACCTGCGCCCCGACGCACCGACGGCAGACCCGCCGACAGTCGAGGGCGGATCCGGTGCGCAGGCACCGCCGGTCAGTTCGGGCTCGCCGGCACCGCGAGCTCCGGCAGCGGAACCGGCACCGCCCGCACCCGGCGCAGCAGCGACACCTCCCGATTGAGCATCCGCAGCTCAGCCCCCAGCCGACGGGCGGTGTCCGGCTCCGCCAGCAACGCCTGCCGCTCCCCGATGGTCAACGCGGCAGTGGCCGCGACCAGGTGGGACAGGACCGTCGGCTGCTCCGGCAACTGCTCGGTGATCTCCGCGGAGTCGGTGCGCACCAGCTCCAGGTACTGCCGGAACAGCGCCAGGACCTGCGGCGCCAGCCGGTCGGCCAGGATCTCCTGACCGGCCGGTTCCGGCAGCCACCGCACCGACGCGGTCAGGTACGGCGTACCCTCGTCGGCCAGTTCGGTGACCCGGAACCGCCGCCGGCCCACCGTGACGATGTCGTACCGGCCGTTCGGCAGCTCGGTGACCTGCCGCAACTCGGCGGTGCAGCCGACGTCGTGCAGGCTGACCGCCGTCGGGGTGGGCGCCCCCGGCGGCCCGGCTGTCGGTAGGACCTCCCAGCCGCGCCGGATCGCCACCACCCCGAACTCCCGGGTGACCCCCTCGGGCAGGCTGGTCAGATGGCGGACCAGCGCCCGGTAGCGCTCCTCGAAGACGTGCAGAGGCAGCACCAGCCCGGGGAAGAGCACCGTCCCGAGCGGAAAGATCGGTAGCCGCTGACCCACTGGTCGAGCGTAGCGTGGTGACACTCACCGTCCCGTCGGCTGGACGGCCAGCGTCCGATGGTTGGGAGGCGGCCTAGACTCGCAGGCGTGCTGAACCGGATCGACCTGCGCGGCGGGTCACGTGACCCGCGTGACCTGCTGCCCCGTGCCCAGCTCGACGTCTCCGTGGCGGTCGAGCGCATCCGCCCGCTGGTCGAGGCGGTCCGGGA harbors:
- a CDS encoding DUF2567 domain-containing protein yields the protein MSSPSEPGQSGEPGQSVDLPTPTPTDPGATVAATSGRAAPWRRPAVLVVAAMVLGGVLLGLAWSTLTPWVPVVKTEQGAAVRGGDPEYFVAADGWFALLGLGFGILAGICAWALPPRRRGPAGLLAVTIGGLGAAAVAWALGRQIGLAGYRQALEAAEVGATLSRPPDLHAGDIDLWFGVLPALNGAFFAPAFGAALVYTMLAGWSRYPDLRPDAPTADPPTVEGGSGAQAPPVSSGSPAPRAPAAEPAPPAPGAAATPPD
- a CDS encoding LON peptidase substrate-binding domain-containing protein: MGQRLPIFPLGTVLFPGLVLPLHVFEERYRALVRHLTSLPEGVTREFGVVAIRRGWEVLPTAGPPGAPTPTAVSLHDVGCTAELRQVTELPNGRYDIVTVGRRRFRVTELADEGTPYLTASVRWLPEPAGQEILADRLAPQVLALFRQYLELVRTDSAEITEQLPEQPTVLSHLVAATAALTIGERQALLAEPDTARRLGAELRMLNREVSLLRRVRAVPVPLPELAVPASPN